GTAGTTTTCGTTTCACTGACACAATGATCCTGTCCCAGAAAGAACCTGTCCGATACGAATTTGTCGTTGAAGGGTCTGAAGACCTTTATGCTAAGGTCGTGCGTTCTACTTCAGGGACGATAAAGGTTCCTGAACTGGGAATAATTGTGGAGCCTGGTTCTATCTCGGAATCATACATAACTAACATCGAAGGTGTGCTTGACCGGATACTGGGGGTTGTGATCACTGCAACAAAATGGGTGGCAGATGAGCCGGAAAAATATGAGCGCGGCCTTCAGTTACAGGAAATGATACATGAAGCTGTAGATGGCAAAAGGAAACTTACCGTGATCATAGAGGATCCTTTGGGCAACAGTGCCATAATATCCGAAAAAGCCGTATCTTCCAAGCTTACTCAGGAACAGGCACGTAAGCTTAAAACTGGCATGATAGTTTTCGATGCAGAGAGTGCTGAGATCGAAATGGACGCATGTGATGAAGACATGATAGGAAATTGATTATCTATCAGTTCCATCACTACAATTAAAATTATGGGGATCAACATGGAAGGCGAAAGGACAGAGAGACCCACAATGCCTTTAATAGGCGATATAGCACCTGGCTTTCAGGCGAGGACAACAAAAGGAAGGATCAACTTCCCTGAAGACTACAAAGGAAAGTGGGTCATCCTCTTCAGTCATCCGGCAGACTTTACTCCTGTATGCACCACAGAGTTTATCAAATGTGCAACAATGCAGGAGGAGTTCAGGCAGCTTAATACTGAACTTATTGGTCTTTCCATTGATAGTTTATATTCTCACATCTCATGGCTCGCTGCTATCAAAGAAAAGATAGAGTACAAAGGGTTGAAAGGGATAGATATCGATTTTCCGATAATTGAAGATGTGAGCATGGAAATTGCGGGCAAATATGGTATGATCCATCCCCGAGCTTCCTATACGCCCGAGGAAATTCTTGAAAAATTGGAGACTACGAGTGGTTCTTTCCATTTCATGGAGTCTAGCACAGAAACGGTAAGAGCAGTATTTATCATCGACCCCAGGGCCAAGATAAGGGCAATGTTTTATTACCCATTCTCCAACGGCAGGAACATGGGAGAGATCAAGCGCCTGCTTGTAGCAATGCAGGTATCTGACAAACATAATGTACAAACCCCTGAGAACTGGCATCCCGGAGAAGATGTGATTCTTCCAAACCCAGTATCATGGGATATGGCAAAGGAAAGGCTTCAGAAGGGTGAAGATGGCACCAGGTGCGGAGATTGGTTCCTCTGCATGAAAAAAGATTCTGAAAAATGAACTGTGGTTTTTGCAGGTCCTCAACCGCCGGATGCGATCCTGAGAAGGAAATGCCTATAAACAATGCATCTGTTTATACCTGAAGATCAAGATAGCAGGTGACCTCATGACAGAAAAGGAGAAAGAAGCGACCCTTCCTTCAAAGAAGGATTTTAGTGAATGGTACAATGAACTCTTACGAATAGCTGAAATAATGGATGTGCGCTATCCTGTAAAAGGCCTTTACGTATGGTATCCGTTTGGTTTTACGATTCGGAAAAACGTTTATAACATAATAAGGGAACTATTGGACAAGGATCATATGGAAACAATGTTCCCGCTTCTTATACCTGAAAATGAGTTCATGAAAGAGGCGGAGCACATAAAGGGCTTTGAGGATGAAGTATATTGGGTCACTCACGGTGGTACATCTCCACTGGATGTGAAACTTGCCCTGCGGCCTACAAGCGAGACTGCTATTTATCCTATGTACAAATTGTGGGTGCGCTCCCATGCTGACCTGCCTCTGAAATTATATCAGATAGTTAACACTTTCAGATACGAGACAAAACATACCCGTCCTCTTATAAGGTTAAGGGAGATAACCTCTTTCAAAGAGGCGCACACCGTACATGCTACCTGGCAAGAGGCTGCTGAACAAGTAGATGAGGCTATAAAGATATATATAGAGTTCTATTATAGGCTGGCAGTGCCTGTGCTTGCTTCTAAGCGCCCGGACTGGGACAAGTTCCCGGGAGCTGATTATACCATAGCTGTAGATGCATTGATGCCTGACGGCAAGACCTTACAGGTAGGGACAGCTCATCATCTTGGCGATAACTTTGCCAGGACTTTCGACATAAAGTACGAGAATCCGGCAGGAGAACAGGTATATGCTCACCAGACATGTTATGGCGTTTCAGAGCGCTCTATAGCTGCACTGATATCCATACACGGTGATGATAAAGGACTTGTATTACCTCCTGAAGTGGCTCCTATACAGGTGGTGATCATACCTATAGTGTTCAAGGATTCATCTGATGTGATCCAGGCATGTGAAAAAGTACAGCAACTTCTGCAGGATGCAGGGATCCGTGTAAAAATTGATCTGAGTGACGATCGTCCCGGGGCTAAGTATTATAGATGGGAAATGAAAGGTGTGCCACTGAGACTGGAGATAGGCCCCCGAGATCTAAAGAATGGTGTTGCTGTGCTGGTTCGTAGAGATACCGGAGAAAAAAGACAGGTACCTCTGGAAAACATAAGCCATGAATCAAAAGAGACATTAAAGGTCATTCAGTCCACCCTCTTTGAGAAAGCGGTCGCAGATATGCAGGCACGCATATTTGTTTGCTCTACTCTTGAAGATGTCAATGAGAAATTATCTGAGGGTATAGCACTCCTTCCATGGTGTGGCGATAAGGCATGTGGTTTGCAGATAGAAGAGGAGATCGGTGCAGGCATTTTGGGCATACCCACCGATCAGGAAGAGGGCCATAAGGGGCATTGCCCCGTCTGTGGCAAAGATGCAAGTGTAAAAGTTTATGTAGCAAGGAAATATTGATCCCTGCAACTTACTTTTTACTGAAAAAGAGGGTGTATCATGGAAGGACCATCACCAGAAAATATAAAAATGCCTGAAAGGCCATTGTTCCTGTGCGTATTGGCAAATACTGAAACGGCTTACATTGAAGGCCTTTCTGCTGCCGGGAAGACAGCAAAACTAACAGACTATACACCGCCTGGGGATGCCGAGGTGCTGGAGACCGGCATGGTGGTGGATGTACCTATTCTGCCCATGACGCCGCCTTATGACACGCCTACACCTGCGCTTATTACCCGGGTTGCGCTGGATATGACCGGTGTGCCACACATGCTTGTAAATGCAGGACTGAAGACCCTGCCTGCTAAAACAGTGCCTCTGAGAGACATTGGAGGAGCACCTGGAAAAGATATACGGGAAGCTATAGCCGTCCCTGATGCACAGGGTATCTTCGAACGTGGTTTTATTCTGGGCAGGGAACTAAAGGATAAATATGACTTTGTCATGATCGGCGAAAGTATACCTGCGGGTACCACTACTGCCAATGCGGTCCTGGCAGCCCTTGGTTATGATGGAAATGTAAGCAGTAGTGCATCCACCAATCCCCTTGAACTTAAAAAACAGGTTATAAATGAAGCTCTGGCCTCTTCCGGCATAAAACCTGGCGATCTTCGTAACGATCCTATGGAAGCGATCAAATGCGTGGGCGATCCTATGATGGCAGCAGTTGCGGGGATAGCCACAGGGCTTGAAGATATGCCTGTGATCCTTGCAGGTGGCACTCAGATGGCAGCAGTTTTTGCCGTGATCAAACATCTTGGATATGAGACAGATAACATCACTATTGTAACAACTTGCTATGTCATGAATGACACTTCAGCTCACTTTGCCACAATTACGGACAAACTGGATGCAAAAGCATATGCAACTGACCCTGGATTTGGTCAATCACGCCTGCAGGGCCTCAGACAATATGAAGCCGGATTCGTAAAAGAAGGAGTTGGTGCAGGCGGAGCTATATACCTTACACAGATGTTCGGCATCCCTATAGAAAAGCTGAGAGCTGAGATAGAATTGCTCTGTGAGAAACTCTCAAAATATGGGGATATTGAGAGAGTAAAGTGAAGAAGATCAAAAATAGAGTTATGTGGACCTGATACATCCACATTTAATAGGGTATTTAAATACATTTGAGTATATAAAATGCTTGTTCATTACTGTTTGGAAAAATTGGTATAATTTGTTTTGTGAGCCTGTCTTGATCTTCAGACGCTCACAATTCAATAATGAGGGGATTTTGATTAACCTCCTTTTTAATCGATTACTTATATACATTATATAAGACATTTTTTAGAAAATGTAATCTCATTACACATCTTGTACCCTCCATCACACTTTATGGAATTATACTGGCTTTCTTGAATACTATTTAGTAAATTAGTGTTATTTTACACATATACCTTGATTTGAAAAATAAAGATCAAAAAAGAAAAAATAGATTATCTCTAACTATCAGTCAGATAAATCCGAATTTCCATCACCGATAGATATATCACTGATAAGATGTATTCTGGGGGATACACCTATCTGGGGTTGTGGCCTAGCCCGGCATGGCGACGGGCTCCAGCGGATAGATGATGAACAACGGGTCTACTGAGATCTGCCCGACGGGGCTGATTGGTGAGGAGCCGTTGGAGCACTGATATGTGCTCAGAATGCTGAAAAGCATTTGTTCGGAGAGACCCGTCGATCGTGAGTTCAAATCTCACCAACCCCACTTTTTATAAGATATACCGTTTAGAAAAGCTATTTATAGTTGCCATAAAATATTTATTGTTTTTGAGCTTGTAGATGACACGATGCTTATATACTTATTGAAATATATATTGAATTTATGAGGGAATTAGATGAACAAAGGATGGATAATGGCATGTATGAAAATAAAATGTCCAAAGAGACAGGTGTTAAGGTCTTTGAAAAAGAGGCATACAAACATAGTATGTGCTGCAAAGGGGATTTTACATTCGACAATGCAAATCCAAAAAGACTATATATTCTTCCCTTAATAACAAATTTTAGGATAGTATACCATGATAGGATCTGATCTTGACAGAGTACTGGTAGTTGATGATGAGCCAGCTATCGTAGATCTCATGGAACTTTATCTCAAGTCTCATTATGAAATAATCAGAGCTTATAACGGAAAGGAGGCTCTTAGAAAAGCCAGGTCCGAAAAGCCTTCTGTAATAATCCTTGATGTGATGATGCCCGACATGAACGGATATGAGGTCTGTAAGGTGCTTAAGACTTCAGTAGAAACCCAATTCACCCCCATTATAATGGTAACTGCTCTTTCAGGCAAAGATGAAAAGATAAAAGGTCTTGAGTCCGGTGCTGACGAATTTCTGAGTAAGCCTGTAAACAGACTTGAACTTGTGACCCGTGTTAAATCCCTTACAAGAATAAAACATCTTCAGGACAGGATCCTGGCAGAACGCAATTATGCATACCAATGCATCGATGTGGCCGGAGGTTTAATGCTGGTTGTGGACAGGGATCAAATGATCAATCTGATGAACCGCACAGGAAATGAATCACTTGGTTATGATGAGTTTGAACTTATCGGACAAAATGTGTTCGATGTGCTGTTCTTACCTGAAGATAGGGAAAAAGAAAAAGAAAATTTCAAAGAGATAATAACTAATATGAGTGATACTCCACTCTCCAGTGAGAAAAAGATCCTTAAGAAGAATGGAGAAGCTATAATTGTAAGCTGGAGCAAGTCACCCATTTACGACAGTAATGGAAATATAGAGGCATTGATATGTTCTGGAAAGGATATCACTGAACTCAAGATGAAAAATGAGTTATTGCTGAATCTGAACGAAATGAAAGATATCTTCACAGGCGTACTCAACCAGGGTCTGATGGGTCCTGTTACAGAGATACAGGATTATGTGCAGGCACTTCTAGAACAGGAAACTGAAACAGAGAATATAGCATATGTTGAAAAAATAATGCGAAATGTATCTAATATGACCGAAACTCTAAAGACTGCCTCAGCTTATCTGGATCAACAACCAGAAGAAAAAATATGATAGAATATCTGGAAACATATGGTTTAAGAGATACATTTGGCAAAAACATTTAAATCATATCATGTGTGTAGTAATGTCGTTTCATTCGGGAGGGATCCCGTGGGAATGTAGCCGGAAAAAGGCTGAACCGTGAAACTAAAAATGAAACAAGGTGAACACAATTGTCAAAATCTTTTTATGGATATATTAGAGATGCCTGGAAGAACCCTGATGCGACTTATGTCAAGGATCTTAGGTGGGAGAGACTCCAGGAATGGAGAGAACAGGGTTCCATCGTGAAGATCAGAAGACCCACTCGCATAGATCGTGCAAGGTCCCTTGGATACAAAGCTAAACAGGGAATAATAGTTGTGCGTGCAAAAGTAAGAAGAGGAAGCCGCAGAAATACAAGATATGTTCGCGGAAGACGCAGTCACAACATGGGTAAGAACAAGATAACTGCAGGCAAGAGTATACAGAGAATTGCAGAAGAGCGTGCGTCCAGAAAATACCCGAACATGGAAGTCCTCAACTCCTACTGGGTAGGCGAGGATGGCAAAGCCAAGTGGTACGAAGTGATCCTTGTGGACCCCAGTCACCCCGTGATCAAGAACGATAAAAATCTTAATTGGATCTGCAACAGCACCCAGAAGGGGCGTGTCTTCCGTGGAAAGACCAGTGCTGGTGTAAAGGGAAGAGGTATGGGTAAACGTGGTACTGGAACCGAAAAGAACAGACCCAGTATCAGGTCTAACATGAACAGGGGCAAGTGATCCATCATATAAATTTGCGAGTGATAGCGCACTCGACGGAAGAAAAATCCAGGGTAATGGATGCCCTGGGTTTATTTTTAAAGAATTCTTTAAAGAATAAGGATTCTGATTTATTGTCAGAGCTAGTTGATACTATTGAAGCTGAAGGGCACTATGGTAATCCGATAACGATCTTCAGCATACAATTGACCCGTAAGCACGATACAATGGCCTTCTCAAAGTTTGTCCATAATAATATGACATCGGAAGATCTTGAGACCCTTCAAAGTGAAATGCCTGACAGACTTGATGATGAACAAGTATTCCACCTGAGATTCGATAAACAAGAAGCTTATATGGGCCGTGTGAAAATTGTTTCATCCTCTGATGCTATAACTGCTAAAGTGAAGATAGAAACATACCCAAAGAACAGGGAAATGGCAGGGAAGATAGTGGAGGAGTTGTTTGGTTGAAGGGTATTATGATCTTTGCATCCGTTACCTTCCTGAAGATGACCAGGAAATGGAAAGATTCTTATCACTTGTAACACATTTTGGTTTTAAGGGTGCAGGAATAGCACAAGTACCAAATAGCAAATCAGTGGCATCATATATAGGCCCGCGTTATTCTTTTTTTGATCTTGTGCATGGAGTGGACATACATGAAGAGAATCCTTCTAAACTCCACTCCCAGATCAGCCGCTACGCTAAAAAAGTAGATTTTGTGATGGTAGAAGGGGGAGCGGATAAACTGAACCGTTCAGCTGTTGAAGCCGCAAATGTGAACATATTGTCTTTGCCTTTTGGTATCAAAGATGGGGGATTGGATCATGTGATCGCAAAATTTGCTGCTGACAGAAATATTGCCATTGAGTTTGATGTTGGGTCCCTAATACGATACAGAGGCGGGAAAAGAGTGCATGCTATGTCAGAACTCGGGCAGCGGCTGATGCTTGCAAGGAAGTTTGATGTGCATATGGTACTGACCAGTGGTGCGC
This DNA window, taken from Methanomethylovorans hollandica DSM 15978, encodes the following:
- a CDS encoding response regulator, which codes for MIGSDLDRVLVVDDEPAIVDLMELYLKSHYEIIRAYNGKEALRKARSEKPSVIILDVMMPDMNGYEVCKVLKTSVETQFTPIIMVTALSGKDEKIKGLESGADEFLSKPVNRLELVTRVKSLTRIKHLQDRILAERNYAYQCIDVAGGLMLVVDRDQMINLMNRTGNESLGYDEFELIGQNVFDVLFLPEDREKEKENFKEIITNMSDTPLSSEKKILKKNGEAIIVSWSKSPIYDSNGNIEALICSGKDITELKMKNELLLNLNEMKDIFTGVLNQGLMGPVTEIQDYVQALLEQETETENIAYVEKIMRNVSNMTETLKTASAYLDQQPEEKI
- a CDS encoding ZPR1 zinc finger domain-containing protein, with the translated sequence MTGDGPQAAFVTRTQCPLCHKEIIMNWERDEIPYFGDVMYITACCDCSFRFTDTMILSQKEPVRYEFVVEGSEDLYAKVVRSTSGTIKVPELGIIVEPGSISESYITNIEGVLDRILGVVITATKWVADEPEKYERGLQLQEMIHEAVDGKRKLTVIIEDPLGNSAIISEKAVSSKLTQEQARKLKTGMIVFDAESAEIEMDACDEDMIGN
- the cobT gene encoding nicotinate mononucleotide-dependent phosphoribosyltransferase CobT, whose translation is MEGPSPENIKMPERPLFLCVLANTETAYIEGLSAAGKTAKLTDYTPPGDAEVLETGMVVDVPILPMTPPYDTPTPALITRVALDMTGVPHMLVNAGLKTLPAKTVPLRDIGGAPGKDIREAIAVPDAQGIFERGFILGRELKDKYDFVMIGESIPAGTTTANAVLAALGYDGNVSSSASTNPLELKKQVINEALASSGIKPGDLRNDPMEAIKCVGDPMMAAVAGIATGLEDMPVILAGGTQMAAVFAVIKHLGYETDNITIVTTCYVMNDTSAHFATITDKLDAKAYATDPGFGQSRLQGLRQYEAGFVKEGVGAGGAIYLTQMFGIPIEKLRAEIELLCEKLSKYGDIERVK
- the proS gene encoding proline--tRNA ligase codes for the protein MTEKEKEATLPSKKDFSEWYNELLRIAEIMDVRYPVKGLYVWYPFGFTIRKNVYNIIRELLDKDHMETMFPLLIPENEFMKEAEHIKGFEDEVYWVTHGGTSPLDVKLALRPTSETAIYPMYKLWVRSHADLPLKLYQIVNTFRYETKHTRPLIRLREITSFKEAHTVHATWQEAAEQVDEAIKIYIEFYYRLAVPVLASKRPDWDKFPGADYTIAVDALMPDGKTLQVGTAHHLGDNFARTFDIKYENPAGEQVYAHQTCYGVSERSIAALISIHGDDKGLVLPPEVAPIQVVIIPIVFKDSSDVIQACEKVQQLLQDAGIRVKIDLSDDRPGAKYYRWEMKGVPLRLEIGPRDLKNGVAVLVRRDTGEKRQVPLENISHESKETLKVIQSTLFEKAVADMQARIFVCSTLEDVNEKLSEGIALLPWCGDKACGLQIEEEIGAGILGIPTDQEEGHKGHCPVCGKDASVKVYVARKY
- a CDS encoding RNA-binding protein, translated to MIAHSTEEKSRVMDALGLFLKNSLKNKDSDLLSELVDTIEAEGHYGNPITIFSIQLTRKHDTMAFSKFVHNNMTSEDLETLQSEMPDRLDDEQVFHLRFDKQEAYMGRVKIVSSSDAITAKVKIETYPKNREMAGKIVEELFG
- the rnp3 gene encoding ribonuclease P protein component 3 encodes the protein MVEGYYDLCIRYLPEDDQEMERFLSLVTHFGFKGAGIAQVPNSKSVASYIGPRYSFFDLVHGVDIHEENPSKLHSQISRYAKKVDFVMVEGGADKLNRSAVEAANVNILSLPFGIKDGGLDHVIAKFAADRNIAIEFDVGSLIRYRGGKRVHAMSELGQRLMLARKFDVHMVLTSGARSIYDIRGPRELIALAGLFGMTKEEAIRSMTAIPAAILRTKRKTHGFIMDGVELIEEQAPPEKQEEFC
- a CDS encoding redoxin domain-containing protein: MPLIGDIAPGFQARTTKGRINFPEDYKGKWVILFSHPADFTPVCTTEFIKCATMQEEFRQLNTELIGLSIDSLYSHISWLAAIKEKIEYKGLKGIDIDFPIIEDVSMEIAGKYGMIHPRASYTPEEILEKLETTSGSFHFMESSTETVRAVFIIDPRAKIRAMFYYPFSNGRNMGEIKRLLVAMQVSDKHNVQTPENWHPGEDVILPNPVSWDMAKERLQKGEDGTRCGDWFLCMKKDSEK
- a CDS encoding 50S ribosomal protein L15e is translated as MSKSFYGYIRDAWKNPDATYVKDLRWERLQEWREQGSIVKIRRPTRIDRARSLGYKAKQGIIVVRAKVRRGSRRNTRYVRGRRSHNMGKNKITAGKSIQRIAEERASRKYPNMEVLNSYWVGEDGKAKWYEVILVDPSHPVIKNDKNLNWICNSTQKGRVFRGKTSAGVKGRGMGKRGTGTEKNRPSIRSNMNRGK